A single Cryomorphaceae bacterium DNA region contains:
- the metH gene encoding methionine synthase, producing the protein MSQYLQLSGLEPLIVRPDSNFVNIGERTNVTGSRRFLRLIKEDKYDEALEVARDQVEGGAQILDVNMDEGLIDGAAAMTKFLNLLAAEPDIARIPIMIDSSKWDVIEAGLRCVQGKSVVNSISLKGGEEEFIEQARKIKRYGAAVVVMAFDEQGQADTYERRISICERAYRVLVDKVKFTPQDIIFDPNIFPVATGMDEHRKNAVDFFRAAKWIRENLPGAQVSGGVSNVSFSFRGNTAVREAMHSAFLYHGIQHGMNMGIVNPTMLQVYDEIDKELLDHVEDVLLDRRDDATERLLELAEKYRGTENAKAEKDLRWREGSYAERLEHALIKGIVEFIDEDVEEARQALDKPLEVIEGPLMAGMNVVGDLFGSGKMFLPQVVKSARVMKKAVAYLLPYLEEEKETAGRKAGKILLATVKGDVHDIGKNIVSVVLACNNYEVVDLGVMVAPEKILEAAVEHEVDIVGLSGLITPSLDEMVYVAKEMKRQGLNQPLLIGGATTSRAHTAVKIVPEREEPVVHVLDASRAVNVAGKLLNKNAKDDYWADLTDEYTRLREGYWERNREKRYATLEAARANRTAIDWKAEDVYTPRKTGVQVFEDYDLREIAQYIDWTPFFQTWELYGKFPAILDDEVVGVEATKLYEEARNLLEDLIVNKRLTAKAAVGLWPANAVGDDIEVYGDASRREAQEVLLTLRQQTQKAKGQPNYALADFVAPKDTGLEDYVGGFVVTAGHGIEPLLEAYEADHDDYHSIMVKALADRLAEAFAELMHQKVRRDFWGYANEETLNNEELIKERYQGIRPAPGYPACPDHQEKKTLFRLLDAEANTGVSLTENLAMYPAASVSGYYFAHPKAKYFGLGRIKEDQVADYATRRGVSQDEAERYLSSNLGY; encoded by the coding sequence ATGAGTCAGTACCTTCAATTAAGCGGACTGGAGCCGCTCATTGTGCGGCCAGACAGCAACTTCGTCAACATCGGGGAGCGGACCAACGTGACCGGATCTCGTCGATTTTTGCGCCTGATTAAGGAGGACAAGTATGATGAAGCGCTTGAGGTGGCGCGCGACCAAGTCGAAGGTGGTGCACAGATTTTGGATGTGAACATGGACGAAGGGCTCATTGATGGAGCCGCGGCCATGACCAAATTCTTGAACCTTCTGGCTGCCGAACCGGATATTGCGCGCATACCTATCATGATCGATAGCTCCAAGTGGGATGTGATCGAAGCAGGACTTCGTTGCGTACAGGGTAAATCAGTGGTGAATTCCATTTCCCTAAAGGGTGGAGAAGAGGAGTTCATAGAACAGGCGAGAAAGATTAAACGCTACGGTGCCGCGGTTGTGGTCATGGCTTTTGACGAGCAAGGCCAGGCGGATACCTACGAGCGCAGAATCAGCATTTGTGAGCGGGCGTATCGAGTGCTGGTGGACAAGGTCAAGTTTACTCCACAAGACATCATTTTTGACCCGAACATCTTTCCGGTGGCCACGGGAATGGACGAACATCGAAAGAACGCGGTTGACTTCTTCAGAGCGGCCAAGTGGATTCGTGAGAACCTGCCGGGTGCGCAGGTTAGTGGAGGGGTGAGTAATGTGAGCTTTAGTTTCCGCGGGAACACCGCAGTCCGTGAAGCCATGCACAGTGCTTTCTTGTACCACGGCATTCAGCATGGGATGAATATGGGGATTGTGAACCCCACCATGCTGCAGGTCTATGATGAGATCGATAAGGAGCTACTGGATCATGTGGAAGATGTATTGCTCGACCGTCGGGACGATGCGACCGAACGCCTGCTCGAGCTCGCCGAGAAGTACCGAGGTACCGAGAATGCCAAGGCGGAAAAGGACCTGCGCTGGAGAGAAGGCTCCTATGCCGAGCGATTGGAGCACGCCTTAATCAAGGGAATTGTTGAATTCATCGATGAAGACGTCGAAGAGGCCCGTCAAGCATTGGACAAGCCCTTGGAAGTCATCGAGGGACCTTTGATGGCGGGGATGAATGTTGTGGGAGACTTGTTTGGCTCGGGAAAGATGTTCTTACCTCAGGTCGTGAAGAGCGCTCGGGTGATGAAGAAGGCTGTGGCTTATTTGCTGCCTTACCTAGAGGAGGAAAAAGAAACGGCCGGGCGCAAAGCAGGGAAGATTTTGTTGGCCACGGTCAAAGGGGACGTGCACGACATCGGAAAAAACATTGTCAGTGTGGTCCTGGCCTGCAACAACTATGAAGTCGTGGATTTAGGGGTTATGGTGGCCCCGGAGAAAATATTGGAAGCGGCCGTTGAGCACGAGGTGGATATTGTGGGCCTCAGTGGACTCATTACCCCGTCTTTGGACGAGATGGTTTATGTGGCCAAAGAGATGAAGCGTCAAGGCTTGAACCAACCCTTGCTCATTGGTGGAGCGACCACGAGTAGAGCGCATACAGCGGTGAAGATTGTACCGGAGCGGGAAGAGCCCGTGGTACACGTTCTGGATGCCTCAAGAGCCGTCAACGTCGCGGGAAAGCTCTTGAACAAGAACGCCAAGGACGACTACTGGGCCGACCTGACCGATGAGTACACGCGTCTAAGAGAGGGCTACTGGGAACGCAATCGCGAAAAGCGATACGCCACCTTGGAAGCTGCACGGGCCAATAGAACGGCCATCGATTGGAAGGCGGAAGACGTCTACACCCCGCGCAAAACTGGGGTGCAGGTTTTTGAGGACTATGATCTGAGGGAGATTGCTCAGTACATTGATTGGACGCCCTTCTTCCAGACCTGGGAGTTGTATGGAAAGTTCCCGGCCATTCTGGACGATGAGGTGGTTGGCGTGGAAGCCACAAAGCTCTATGAAGAAGCGCGTAACCTATTAGAGGACTTGATCGTGAACAAGCGATTGACCGCTAAGGCTGCAGTTGGTCTTTGGCCAGCGAACGCGGTGGGTGATGATATAGAGGTGTACGGTGATGCATCGCGCCGTGAGGCGCAGGAGGTGTTGCTCACCTTGCGTCAGCAAACGCAGAAGGCGAAGGGGCAACCCAACTATGCCCTCGCGGATTTTGTAGCCCCTAAGGACACCGGCTTAGAGGACTATGTCGGAGGATTTGTGGTCACGGCGGGGCATGGCATTGAACCGCTTTTGGAGGCCTACGAAGCCGATCACGACGATTACCATTCCATCATGGTCAAGGCCTTGGCGGACCGTTTGGCCGAAGCTTTTGCGGAGCTGATGCACCAGAAAGTTCGACGAGATTTCTGGGGTTATGCGAACGAGGAAACCCTCAACAACGAGGAATTGATCAAGGAGCGCTATCAGGGGATTCGTCCCGCACCCGGATATCCGGCTTGCCCCGATCACCAGGAGAAAAAAACACTTTTCCGTTTGTTGGATGCCGAGGCCAATACAGGCGTGTCGCTGACGGAAAACCTAGCTATGTACCCCGCCGCGAGTGTGAGTGGGTACTATTTTGCCCATCCGAAGGCCAAGTACTTTGGACTGGGACGTATTAAGGAAGATCAAGTGGCGGATTATGCCACACGGCGCGGGGTTTCACAAGACGAAGCCGAGCGTTATTTGAGTTCAAATTTGGGATACTGA
- a CDS encoding T9SS type A sorting domain-containing protein codes for MKQLSLLCFLIVSFTTFAQIWTPISTGSNYDLNSRFKSPVGELIYVHPVGNISSIRGTVRSWYPYSSFIVHPNTNHPGIAEHSFGTEWFGVEYGDGKLLLSTDNFISWNPIAYFDRIRDVASPDSGIVVVLQNNDLYRSEDYGGTWDTISLPGGFSYQVHFVNDQVGYALIEDSGWTIYRSSDAGITWNRRYNHTDGITNFGQLLQYNLVVESQDEVIFVIDRSKVFKSTNQGVSFQELSVSEDLSFHEDLAVWNVDTFAVAGRYGLDLSLDGGQSFTTLLVPQHIGFRIKTAHFMGPRKILLTGEIFGSSGGSPSTNMMLLDLNNLIGISEWKSAEGQLYPNPSQGEVHLKLDEPMRQCEFVVYDLQGRVILEDRFDEVESLDLHLNIPSGVYVMTIYGDHQYLSRSFEIIR; via the coding sequence ATGAAACAACTCAGCCTCCTTTGTTTCCTGATTGTGTCATTCACCACCTTTGCACAAATCTGGACGCCAATCTCTACCGGTTCGAATTACGATCTTAATTCGCGGTTCAAATCTCCCGTAGGTGAGCTCATTTATGTGCACCCAGTGGGGAATATCTCTTCAATCCGTGGAACCGTAAGGTCTTGGTATCCTTATTCATCATTTATTGTTCATCCTAACACGAACCATCCTGGCATCGCCGAACACAGTTTTGGCACCGAATGGTTTGGAGTAGAATACGGGGATGGGAAGTTGCTGCTGTCCACGGATAATTTCATTTCCTGGAATCCCATTGCCTACTTTGATCGAATCCGAGATGTGGCCTCACCGGATAGTGGGATTGTGGTTGTTCTTCAGAATAATGATCTATATCGATCTGAGGACTATGGAGGAACTTGGGACACCATTTCATTACCCGGAGGATTCAGTTACCAAGTTCACTTTGTCAACGATCAAGTAGGTTATGCCCTAATCGAAGATTCCGGGTGGACCATTTACAGAAGTTCAGATGCCGGAATAACGTGGAATCGCAGGTATAATCATACAGATGGGATAACGAATTTTGGTCAGTTGCTGCAGTACAATTTGGTTGTCGAGTCGCAGGATGAGGTCATTTTTGTGATAGATAGAAGTAAAGTCTTTAAATCCACGAATCAGGGTGTTTCCTTTCAAGAATTATCAGTCTCAGAAGATCTTAGCTTCCATGAGGACTTGGCTGTTTGGAACGTGGATACTTTCGCTGTTGCGGGAAGGTATGGTCTAGATTTATCCCTGGACGGAGGCCAATCTTTTACAACTCTTTTGGTACCTCAACATATTGGGTTTCGAATAAAGACAGCCCATTTTATGGGCCCGCGAAAAATCCTATTAACCGGGGAGATTTTCGGTTCTAGTGGTGGAAGTCCTTCGACAAATATGATGCTACTGGATCTAAACAATTTGATTGGCATATCCGAGTGGAAAAGTGCTGAGGGTCAACTGTATCCAAATCCAAGTCAGGGTGAGGTTCATCTGAAGCTCGACGAGCCAATGCGTCAATGCGAGTTCGTTGTGTACGATCTACAAGGACGAGTGATTCTTGAAGATCGCTTTGATGAGGTGGAGTCCTTGGATCTCCATCTAAATATACCCTCAGGTGTATATGTGATGACCATCTACGGTGATCACCAATACCTTTCTAGATCCTTCGAAATCATTCGATAA
- a CDS encoding methionine adenosyltransferase, whose translation MSYYFTSESVSEGHPDKVADQISDAILDHFLAFDSQSKVACETLVTTGQVVLAGEIKSNTYLDVQNITRDVINRIGYTKSEYMFEGNSCGIFSALHEQSADINQGVDRGSLEEQGAGDQGMMFGFATNETQNYMPLALALSHLILEEHAALRREGDQIPYLRPDAKSQVTIEYNDDHQPIRIKDIVVSTQHDDFDEESAMLAKIKEDIVNILIPRVIAKCDARTQALFNDDIIYHINPTGKFVIGGPHGDTGLTGRKIIVDTYGGKGAHGGGAFSGKDPSKVDRSAAYATRHIAKNLVAAGVADQILVQVSYAIGVVEPMGVFVDTYGTANVDLSDGEIAAKVTELFDLRPGFIEKNLKLRQPMYGESAAYGHMGRTNEVVTKTFTRPSGNGLETIEREVELFTWEKLDRVDDIKAAFGL comes from the coding sequence ATGTCTTATTACTTCACTTCAGAATCTGTGTCCGAAGGGCACCCCGATAAAGTCGCTGACCAAATTAGCGATGCCATTCTCGACCACTTTTTGGCCTTTGACAGTCAGAGCAAAGTAGCCTGTGAAACCTTAGTGACGACTGGTCAAGTAGTCTTGGCTGGAGAGATTAAATCCAACACATATTTGGATGTCCAAAACATCACTCGCGACGTGATCAACCGCATTGGATATACCAAGAGCGAGTATATGTTCGAAGGAAACAGCTGTGGTATTTTCAGCGCACTGCACGAGCAGAGTGCGGACATCAACCAAGGAGTTGATCGCGGTTCTTTGGAAGAGCAAGGAGCAGGCGATCAGGGGATGATGTTCGGTTTCGCAACGAATGAGACTCAGAACTACATGCCTCTGGCACTGGCTTTAAGCCACCTCATCCTAGAGGAGCACGCTGCTTTGCGTCGTGAAGGAGATCAAATCCCCTATTTGCGTCCTGATGCCAAGTCCCAGGTGACCATTGAATACAATGACGACCACCAACCTATTCGCATCAAAGACATTGTGGTCAGTACCCAGCACGACGACTTTGACGAAGAGTCCGCGATGCTTGCGAAAATCAAGGAAGACATCGTCAACATCTTGATCCCTCGCGTTATTGCCAAGTGTGATGCGCGCACCCAAGCTCTATTCAACGACGATATCATCTACCACATCAACCCAACAGGGAAGTTTGTGATTGGAGGACCTCATGGAGATACCGGATTGACGGGCCGTAAGATCATCGTAGACACCTACGGTGGAAAAGGAGCCCACGGTGGTGGAGCCTTTAGCGGTAAAGATCCAAGTAAGGTGGACCGCAGTGCAGCTTACGCAACTCGCCACATCGCCAAAAACTTGGTGGCGGCAGGTGTTGCAGACCAAATCTTGGTTCAGGTGAGCTACGCGATTGGAGTGGTTGAGCCGATGGGCGTCTTTGTCGACACCTATGGAACGGCGAACGTCGACTTGAGCGATGGAGAGATCGCCGCGAAAGTAACTGAGCTCTTCGACCTCCGTCCGGGATTCATCGAAAAGAACTTGAAGTTGCGTCAGCCGATGTACGGTGAGAGTGCGGCGTACGGTCACATGGGACGCACCAATGAGGTGGTCACCAAGACCTTTACTCGCCCCAGTGGGAATGGTCTAGAAACCATTGAACGCGAAGTGGAACTCTTCACTTGGGAGAAGCTGGATCGCGTCGACGACATCAAGGCAGCGTTTGGGCTGTAA
- the der gene encoding ribosome biogenesis GTPase Der, translated as MAEKLVAVIGRPNVGKSTFFNRMTQQRQAIVDSVSGVTRDRHYGKSDWNGRTFSLVDTGGYITGSDDVFEDEIRRQVLIAIDEADIILFMVDVQSGMTDMDQDVAAILRRTDKPVFLVINKVDTPIHAADATEFYALGLGEYYTLSSINGSGTGELLDAMVEHIPLPEEDEEEEDALPRFSIVGRPNVGKSSLLNALMGEERNIVTNIAGTTRDSLNTHYNQFGLEFELVDTAGIRKKGKVHEDLEFYSVMRAIRAIEHSDVILLVIDATQGFETQDLNIFHLAERNKKGVVILVNKWDIVEKDTHTTKHFEEAIRERIAPFVDVPIVFISAHTKQRIFKAIETAMEVYGRRKQRISTSKLNDLFLPIIKDNPPPATKGKYIKIKYITQLPTNTPQFAFFANLPQYIKDPYRRFLENRFREIFDFNGVPLTIYFRKK; from the coding sequence ATGGCAGAGAAACTCGTAGCGGTCATCGGACGCCCCAATGTGGGTAAATCGACCTTTTTTAATCGAATGACGCAGCAGCGTCAGGCTATTGTGGATTCGGTTTCCGGGGTGACGCGCGATCGTCATTACGGGAAGTCGGATTGGAATGGACGTACGTTCTCACTGGTCGATACCGGCGGGTACATTACGGGTTCGGACGATGTCTTCGAAGACGAGATTCGCCGTCAAGTTCTGATCGCCATTGATGAGGCGGATATCATCTTGTTCATGGTGGACGTGCAATCGGGTATGACCGATATGGACCAAGATGTGGCTGCGATTCTGCGTCGCACCGACAAGCCCGTTTTCTTGGTCATCAACAAAGTGGATACGCCCATTCACGCGGCAGACGCCACCGAATTCTACGCCTTAGGCCTTGGGGAGTACTACACCTTGAGCTCGATCAACGGATCGGGAACGGGGGAACTGCTCGACGCTATGGTAGAACACATTCCGCTTCCTGAAGAAGACGAGGAGGAAGAAGATGCCTTGCCGCGCTTTTCCATTGTCGGGCGACCTAACGTAGGAAAAAGTTCGCTTTTGAATGCCCTAATGGGTGAAGAGCGGAACATCGTAACCAATATTGCCGGTACCACTCGAGACAGCTTGAACACCCACTACAATCAGTTTGGATTGGAGTTTGAGCTGGTGGATACCGCTGGTATTCGCAAGAAAGGCAAGGTGCATGAGGACCTCGAGTTTTACTCGGTGATGCGGGCCATTCGCGCCATCGAGCACAGCGATGTGATTCTTCTCGTGATCGATGCCACTCAGGGTTTCGAAACGCAAGACCTCAACATCTTCCACCTCGCCGAACGCAACAAGAAAGGTGTTGTCATCTTGGTGAACAAGTGGGACATCGTCGAAAAGGATACCCACACCACTAAGCATTTCGAGGAAGCCATTCGCGAGCGCATTGCCCCCTTCGTGGACGTGCCTATTGTCTTTATTTCAGCCCATACCAAGCAGCGGATTTTCAAGGCCATTGAAACGGCCATGGAGGTGTACGGTCGCCGGAAGCAACGCATTTCAACGAGCAAATTGAACGATCTTTTCTTGCCCATCATCAAGGACAATCCGCCGCCAGCAACCAAAGGGAAGTACATCAAGATCAAGTACATCACTCAGCTGCCGACCAATACCCCGCAGTTTGCCTTCTTCGCGAACTTGCCGCAATACATCAAAGATCCCTACCGCCGGTTCTTGGAAAACCGGTTCCGTGAGATCTTCGATTTCAACGGCGTGCCTCTGACGATCTATTTCCGGAAAAAATAA
- a CDS encoding T9SS type A sorting domain-containing protein, translating into MKRLLIFTFSLMGISVASGQTPGYDQDTVDINQYVGTIDSEGNLFSEFLGGISIIPRDYASVIDTSIFAGPSGFSSFYGAAFNYTGISQQGDSLLSARNYDTDTDFSPGPYTSSGIGNISLWNKTYKTTSQEIDFHVQNAGSPGYQIPNSIQEWPAHGQPQFGQSYLVAPFTDSNGNGAYEPSLGEAPCVEGDMAVLAIYNDGLPSSFIGQGPGSDEGAKVGLEIHNLLFAYEEGSYGGLMDSVIFLRQTIQNKRSDSILDLRAMLWFHAELGFVNGADRFEYDVPRKLAIFYDCNGYTNGGCSDDTLALQGRAPQVSAIQLMEGPPAPVNNQVDDDQDGIVDEVGERYGVESVILYYGVGVGGEPNTLSHWHHFSKARWRDGRRMIHAGNGIDGSSFDPTTKYYFPRVSHPDFTDEWSEESAGFVPIRKRGFMNVGPLDLAPGEKKTLYFAFHFSWPEAGDQFTGIPKLKTRADALSQWWENNHSTPSCYASLSLNSQHRTSRVYPNPTKGRLNIELDGPDVAYSWTIHDFQGRVLRQGISEHAKFSLNVEDFSPGLYVLSIYNEDFQGAHKVLIE; encoded by the coding sequence ATGAAACGACTTCTCATATTCACTTTTTCCCTGATGGGAATCTCCGTCGCTTCTGGCCAAACGCCAGGCTACGATCAAGATACGGTCGACATTAACCAATATGTCGGCACCATCGACTCCGAAGGAAATCTCTTTTCAGAATTTCTCGGTGGAATCTCCATCATTCCGCGCGACTACGCGAGTGTTATCGATACTTCCATTTTCGCTGGGCCATCCGGTTTCAGCTCGTTTTATGGAGCTGCATTTAATTACACAGGTATTTCCCAGCAGGGTGATTCTTTGCTTTCAGCGCGCAATTACGATACAGATACAGACTTTAGTCCGGGGCCTTATACGTCTAGCGGGATTGGAAATATCTCTCTGTGGAATAAAACCTATAAAACCACTTCACAGGAGATTGACTTTCACGTCCAGAACGCGGGTAGTCCTGGATATCAGATTCCAAATAGCATCCAAGAGTGGCCAGCCCACGGTCAGCCTCAATTTGGCCAATCGTATTTAGTGGCGCCGTTTACCGATTCGAACGGAAATGGAGCATACGAGCCAAGTTTAGGAGAAGCTCCTTGTGTTGAAGGCGATATGGCTGTATTGGCCATATACAATGATGGTCTTCCATCCAGTTTCATAGGCCAAGGCCCTGGATCTGATGAGGGGGCAAAGGTGGGTTTGGAAATTCATAACCTGCTTTTCGCCTATGAGGAAGGGAGCTATGGGGGACTTATGGATTCCGTGATTTTCTTGCGCCAAACAATCCAAAACAAGCGATCAGATTCAATCCTTGACTTAAGAGCAATGCTATGGTTTCATGCAGAGTTGGGGTTTGTCAATGGAGCGGACCGATTTGAATATGATGTGCCTCGAAAACTGGCAATATTCTACGACTGTAATGGATATACAAATGGCGGTTGCTCTGACGATACGCTAGCGCTACAGGGAAGAGCGCCTCAAGTATCGGCCATTCAACTAATGGAGGGTCCTCCTGCTCCTGTAAATAATCAGGTAGATGATGATCAAGATGGGATCGTGGATGAAGTGGGTGAACGCTATGGTGTTGAATCTGTCATTCTCTACTATGGCGTAGGTGTTGGAGGGGAACCCAATACGCTTAGTCATTGGCATCATTTCTCAAAAGCACGATGGAGGGATGGTCGGCGCATGATCCATGCTGGTAATGGGATCGATGGTTCTTCTTTTGATCCAACTACGAAATATTATTTCCCGCGAGTATCACATCCTGATTTTACGGATGAATGGTCAGAGGAATCAGCCGGATTTGTACCAATTAGAAAACGTGGATTCATGAATGTTGGGCCCTTAGATCTAGCTCCGGGAGAAAAAAAGACCCTCTATTTCGCTTTTCACTTCTCTTGGCCAGAGGCAGGAGATCAGTTTACCGGTATTCCTAAACTCAAAACACGGGCAGACGCCTTGAGTCAATGGTGGGAGAACAATCACTCTACCCCCAGTTGTTACGCATCTCTTTCATTGAATTCCCAGCATAGAACATCAAGAGTTTACCCCAATCCGACCAAAGGCCGCCTAAACATAGAGCTTGATGGACCTGATGTAGCGTATAGTTGGACGATTCATGACTTCCAAGGACGTGTTTTGAGACAGGGAATCAGTGAGCATGCGAAATTCTCCTTGAATGTGGAAGATTTCTCACCTGGGCTATACGTGCTCTCTATTTACAATGAAGACTTCCAAGGGGCCCATAAGGTCCTTATCGAATGA
- the metF gene encoding methylenetetrahydrofolate reductase [NAD(P)H], whose product MKITEHIAQNKGTLFSFEILPPLKGETIDGIFGAIDPLMEFNPPFIDVTYHREEFVFRDRGNGLLERRVTRKRPGTVAICAAIQNKYQVDAVPHLICGGFNQEETENALIDLHFLGIDNVLVLRGDPIKTETYFKAEQDGHQYASELLAQVMDMNQGRYLEDELRNAQPTSFCAGVAGYPEKHFEAPNMKNDLKWLKKKVELGAEFIVTQMFFDNQKYFDFVDLCRSEGIDIPIIPGLKPLATARQLSLLPQRFHIDIPEDLADAALKAKNNAEVRQVGIEWAVEQCKELIERGAPVLHFYTMGKPDNIAQIAKQVF is encoded by the coding sequence ATGAAGATTACCGAACATATCGCCCAGAATAAGGGCACCCTTTTTTCCTTTGAAATTCTTCCTCCATTGAAGGGGGAAACCATCGATGGTATTTTCGGGGCCATAGACCCCTTGATGGAGTTTAATCCGCCCTTTATCGATGTGACCTACCACCGCGAGGAATTTGTCTTTCGCGATCGGGGGAACGGGTTGTTGGAACGCCGAGTGACCCGCAAACGTCCCGGTACAGTGGCCATTTGTGCAGCCATCCAGAACAAGTATCAGGTGGATGCCGTACCGCACCTCATTTGCGGTGGCTTCAACCAAGAGGAAACCGAAAACGCATTGATTGACTTGCACTTTTTGGGCATCGACAATGTCTTGGTTCTTCGGGGAGACCCCATCAAAACCGAAACCTATTTTAAGGCAGAACAAGACGGGCACCAGTATGCCTCTGAGCTCCTGGCTCAGGTCATGGACATGAATCAGGGCCGCTATTTGGAGGACGAATTGCGCAATGCGCAGCCGACTTCGTTTTGCGCGGGAGTGGCCGGTTACCCCGAAAAGCACTTCGAGGCCCCCAACATGAAAAACGATTTGAAGTGGTTGAAAAAGAAAGTGGAACTGGGCGCTGAATTTATCGTTACACAGATGTTCTTCGACAACCAGAAGTACTTCGACTTCGTGGACCTTTGTCGCAGCGAGGGCATTGATATTCCCATTATTCCAGGTTTAAAGCCACTGGCGACCGCCCGTCAATTGAGCCTGCTTCCCCAGCGTTTTCACATTGATATTCCCGAAGACCTCGCGGATGCGGCCCTCAAGGCCAAGAATAATGCGGAGGTTCGTCAGGTGGGGATTGAGTGGGCCGTGGAACAGTGTAAGGAATTGATTGAGCGAGGAGCTCCTGTCCTCCATTTCTACACCATGGGCAAGCCCGATAACATTGCACAAATCGCCAAGCAGGTCTTCTAA
- a CDS encoding homocysteine S-methyltransferase family protein, whose translation MSHLIEDIARERILVLDGAMGTMIQRHKLEETDYRGAQFADWPSDLKGNNDLLSLTQPDIIRGIHEEYLEAGADLVETNTFSGTRVAQGDYGTEEYTYEINRASAALAKEACAKFTDRPRFVAGAMGPTNKTLSLSPDVNDPGYRAMTFDDLREQYQEQAKGLLDGGSDILLVETIFDTLNAKAALFAIEEEFERRGNRVPVMVSGTITDASGRTLSGQTPEAFLVSMSHMDLFSIGFNCALGAEQLFPYVQTLGRISPFRVSVYPNAGLPNAFGDYDQSPEAMGRLVEEYLKLNLVNVIGGCCGTTPDHIRVIAETAAKYSPRAHHPEHTAV comes from the coding sequence ATGAGTCATTTGATAGAAGATATAGCCCGTGAGCGCATCCTGGTATTGGACGGCGCCATGGGAACCATGATCCAGCGACATAAGCTGGAAGAAACAGATTACCGGGGAGCACAGTTTGCCGATTGGCCAAGCGATTTAAAAGGAAACAACGACCTACTTTCCCTTACCCAGCCCGATATTATTCGGGGTATACACGAGGAATACCTCGAAGCAGGGGCGGACTTGGTCGAAACGAACACCTTTTCGGGAACCCGAGTGGCACAAGGCGACTACGGAACTGAAGAGTACACCTACGAGATCAATCGGGCCTCTGCTGCCCTTGCGAAAGAGGCCTGTGCCAAATTCACCGATCGACCTCGATTTGTGGCCGGAGCCATGGGTCCGACCAACAAGACGCTCAGTCTTTCACCGGACGTCAATGATCCGGGGTATCGAGCGATGACCTTTGACGATTTGCGGGAACAGTATCAAGAACAGGCCAAAGGATTGCTCGATGGTGGTTCGGACATTCTTTTGGTGGAGACCATTTTTGACACGCTTAATGCCAAAGCGGCCCTGTTTGCCATTGAAGAGGAATTTGAGCGCCGAGGTAATCGAGTACCTGTTATGGTTTCGGGAACCATCACGGATGCTTCGGGCCGGACCTTGAGTGGTCAAACGCCGGAAGCTTTCTTGGTCAGCATGAGCCACATGGATTTGTTTTCAATAGGGTTCAACTGTGCCCTTGGCGCGGAACAGCTTTTCCCCTATGTGCAGACCTTAGGCCGAATCTCTCCCTTCCGTGTGAGTGTGTACCCCAATGCGGGTTTACCGAACGCCTTTGGTGATTATGATCAAAGCCCCGAAGCCATGGGGCGATTGGTGGAAGAGTACTTAAAGTTAAACTTGGTGAACGTGATTGGTGGTTGCTGTGGAACCACTCCGGATCATATTCGGGTCATTGCCGAAACTGCGGCGAAGTATAGCCCCAGAGCCCATCACCCCGAACACACTGCCGTATGA